The following proteins come from a genomic window of Synechococcus sp. BIOS-E4-1:
- a CDS encoding competence/damage-inducible protein A — MAEASPPSGVEILCIGTELLLGNIVNGNARWLAEQLATLGLPHYRQTVVGDNRERLIAEVQAISRRSRVLITTGGLGPTPDDLTTEAIAAAFSTALEERHEVWDDITAKARSRGRQAGPETRRQALLPLSAALLPNATGTAPGMIWSPVEGFTVLTFPGVPSEMRAMWQATAVPWFEQSGLSKGVFSSRLMRFWGIGESSLAEQLHDLLDQTNPTVAPYAGRGEVKLRITAHASAEVEALRLLDSTEAELRQRTGKLCFGCDEQSLACVVLEQLRMRKQTLAVAESCTGGGLGAELTAVPGSSDVLLGGVIAYSNAVKQHLLGVSAELLEQFGAVSDPVAQAMAEGARRVTGSDWSMAITGIAGPGGGTDEKPVGLVHIAVAGPDGCFSQPIRLGETRGRNWVRTVSVGEALNRLRLRLMEAG; from the coding sequence GTGGCTGAAGCATCCCCTCCCTCTGGGGTGGAGATTCTCTGCATCGGAACCGAGCTGCTGCTCGGCAACATTGTTAACGGCAATGCACGCTGGCTTGCAGAGCAACTGGCAACGCTTGGATTGCCTCATTACCGACAAACCGTCGTGGGGGACAACCGTGAACGTTTGATCGCTGAGGTGCAGGCCATCTCCCGCCGTTCACGGGTGCTGATCACCACCGGAGGCCTGGGTCCGACGCCCGACGACCTCACCACCGAAGCGATTGCCGCTGCGTTCTCCACAGCGTTGGAGGAGCGCCATGAGGTCTGGGACGACATCACTGCCAAAGCCCGCAGTCGCGGCCGGCAGGCTGGACCCGAGACACGCCGGCAGGCTTTATTGCCGCTTAGTGCAGCTCTTCTCCCTAACGCCACTGGAACGGCTCCAGGAATGATCTGGTCCCCGGTGGAGGGATTCACTGTGCTCACCTTCCCAGGAGTGCCCAGCGAGATGAGGGCGATGTGGCAAGCCACTGCAGTGCCGTGGTTTGAACAATCCGGGCTGTCCAAAGGAGTGTTCAGCAGTCGATTGATGCGTTTTTGGGGCATCGGTGAGTCCAGCCTTGCTGAGCAGCTCCATGATCTGCTGGATCAGACCAATCCCACGGTGGCTCCCTATGCCGGTCGTGGTGAGGTCAAACTGCGCATCACGGCCCATGCCTCAGCCGAAGTTGAGGCTCTGAGGCTGCTGGATTCCACAGAAGCTGAGCTGCGTCAACGCACCGGCAAGCTCTGTTTTGGCTGTGATGAGCAGTCGCTGGCTTGTGTGGTGCTCGAACAGCTGCGCATGCGGAAACAAACGCTTGCGGTCGCTGAATCCTGCACCGGCGGTGGGCTGGGGGCTGAACTCACGGCGGTCCCAGGATCCTCCGATGTTCTGCTGGGCGGAGTGATTGCCTACTCCAATGCCGTCAAACAGCATTTGCTAGGTGTTTCAGCGGAGCTTCTTGAGCAGTTCGGGGCGGTCAGTGATCCTGTGGCTCAAGCCATGGCGGAGGGGGCGCGTCGCGTCACGGGGAGCGACTGGTCGATGGCGATCACAGGTATTGCCGGCCCTGGGGGTGGCACAGATGAGAAGCCTGTTGGGTTGGTGCACATCGCCGTCGCTGGTCCCGATGGTTGTTTCAGTCAGCCCATCCGTCTGGGTGAAACGCGCGGAAGGAACTGGGTCCGGACCGTGAGCGTCGGAGAGGCTCTCAATCGATTGCGGTTGCGTCTGATGGAGGCTGGGTAA
- the glyA gene encoding serine hydroxymethyltransferase, with the protein MADFASAPINASLASSDPAIAGLIDQEQKRQETHLELIASENFASRAVMEAQGSVLTNKYAEGLPSKRYYGGCEHVDAIEELAIERAKQLFGAAWANVQPHSGAQANFAVFLALLQPGDTIMGLDLSHGGHLTHGSPVNVSGKWFNVVQYGVAEQTQRLDMEAIRALALEQKPKLIVCGYSAYPRIIDFAAFRAIADEVGAYLLADMAHIAGLVAAGVHPSPVPHCDVVTTTTHKTLRGPRGGLILCRDAEFAKKFDKAVFPGSQGGPLEHVIAAKAVAFGEALLPSFKTYSQQVVTNASALAERLIERGIDVVSGGTENHVVLLDLRGIGMTGKVADLLVSDVHITANKNTVPFDPESPFVTSGLRLGTAALTTRGFDAAAFREVADVIADRLLNPEDDSIQARCLERVASLCSRFPLYATAAEPALA; encoded by the coding sequence ATGGCGGATTTCGCTTCGGCCCCGATCAATGCCTCTCTGGCATCGTCCGACCCGGCCATTGCCGGTCTGATTGATCAGGAGCAGAAGCGCCAGGAGACTCATCTGGAGCTGATTGCCTCTGAGAATTTCGCGTCCAGGGCGGTGATGGAAGCTCAGGGTTCTGTGCTGACCAACAAGTACGCCGAAGGGTTGCCGAGCAAGCGCTATTACGGCGGTTGTGAGCATGTCGATGCGATTGAAGAGCTCGCGATCGAACGTGCCAAGCAGCTGTTCGGTGCAGCCTGGGCCAATGTTCAGCCTCACAGCGGTGCTCAGGCGAATTTTGCCGTGTTCCTGGCGCTGCTTCAGCCCGGCGACACAATCATGGGTCTTGACCTATCCCATGGAGGTCATCTCACCCACGGCTCTCCCGTCAACGTCAGCGGCAAGTGGTTCAACGTGGTTCAGTACGGCGTTGCCGAGCAAACCCAGCGCCTTGATATGGAGGCGATCCGGGCATTGGCGCTCGAGCAGAAGCCGAAGCTGATTGTGTGTGGGTACTCCGCTTATCCCCGCATCATCGATTTCGCAGCGTTCCGCGCGATCGCTGATGAGGTGGGTGCCTACCTGCTTGCAGATATGGCTCACATCGCTGGACTTGTGGCTGCTGGTGTTCATCCAAGCCCTGTCCCTCACTGCGATGTCGTGACCACCACCACACATAAAACATTGCGCGGTCCCCGTGGCGGCCTGATCCTCTGCCGCGATGCAGAGTTTGCCAAAAAATTCGACAAAGCCGTGTTTCCCGGTAGTCAGGGCGGTCCTTTGGAGCATGTCATCGCTGCCAAGGCGGTCGCCTTTGGAGAAGCGCTACTGCCTTCGTTCAAGACCTACAGCCAGCAGGTGGTGACCAATGCTTCCGCCCTGGCTGAGCGCCTGATCGAGCGGGGCATCGATGTGGTGAGCGGTGGCACCGAGAACCATGTGGTTCTTCTCGATCTGAGGGGGATCGGCATGACCGGAAAGGTGGCGGATCTGCTCGTGAGTGATGTTCACATCACCGCCAACAAGAACACCGTTCCCTTTGACCCCGAATCTCCCTTCGTCACCAGCGGCTTGCGTCTCGGTACTGCAGCTCTCACCACAAGGGGCTTTGATGCCGCAGCCTTCCGTGAAGTGGCGGATGTGATTGCTGACCGCTTGCTTAATCCTGAGGACGACTCCATCCAGGCACGTTGTCTGGAGAGAGTTGCCAGCCTTTGCAGCCGTTTTCCCCTCTACGCCACCGCTGCGGAGCCGGCGCTTGCCTGA
- a CDS encoding DUF3181 family protein: protein MTLDAADLKDLTAALSDRLYLQVAGWHLYLGDAGLAETLAIECSALLDQGPAVCARRALEAVQVPIGAGSSRLPLSRLLPSSQLSELEQILEDHCR from the coding sequence ATGACTCTTGATGCGGCTGACCTGAAAGACCTCACTGCAGCACTGAGTGACAGGCTGTATCTCCAGGTTGCTGGCTGGCATCTTTACCTCGGTGATGCCGGTCTGGCTGAGACTCTCGCCATTGAATGCAGTGCTCTGCTGGACCAGGGGCCAGCCGTCTGCGCTCGACGCGCACTTGAAGCCGTGCAGGTTCCCATCGGCGCTGGGAGCAGTCGACTGCCGCTTTCACGCTTGTTGCCGTCCTCTCAACTTTCCGAGTTGGAGCAGATTCTCGAGGACCACTGCCGATAA
- the sfsA gene encoding DNA/RNA nuclease SfsA, whose amino-acid sequence MTGTPLLEFTPLTEGMLIKRYKRFLADVELKDGSVVTAHCANTGPMTGVLHPGGRVRMRYAPSPKRKLAWTWEQAEVPSADGTSCWVGINTALPNRLIRAAIEAGYLNDALGPIAGIRAEVPYGENRRSRIDLLLTPGERAPDQRPIYLEVKNTTWCDGPMALFPDTVTERGQKHLQELMGVLPDARGVLVPCLSRPDVSCFAPGDSADPRYGELFREASKAGVEVVPCAFSFQIDRILWEGQRPVKPSQSAIR is encoded by the coding sequence ATGACCGGCACCCCTCTGCTTGAGTTCACCCCTCTGACAGAGGGCATGCTGATCAAGCGCTACAAACGCTTTCTCGCTGATGTGGAACTCAAGGACGGTTCGGTGGTGACGGCTCACTGTGCCAACACAGGACCGATGACCGGTGTGCTCCACCCCGGAGGTCGGGTGAGGATGCGCTACGCCCCTTCCCCCAAACGCAAACTGGCCTGGACCTGGGAACAGGCGGAAGTGCCGAGTGCTGATGGAACCTCCTGTTGGGTCGGTATCAATACAGCTCTCCCCAATCGGCTGATCAGAGCAGCCATTGAGGCCGGTTATCTCAATGACGCGCTGGGACCCATCGCTGGGATCCGTGCTGAGGTGCCCTACGGCGAGAACCGCCGCAGCCGCATTGATCTACTGCTCACTCCGGGAGAGAGAGCCCCTGACCAACGCCCGATCTACCTGGAAGTGAAAAACACCACCTGGTGCGACGGGCCGATGGCTCTATTCCCAGACACAGTGACCGAACGAGGACAGAAACACCTGCAGGAGCTGATGGGCGTGCTGCCTGATGCACGTGGCGTTCTGGTGCCCTGCCTCAGCCGCCCAGATGTGTCGTGCTTCGCCCCTGGAGACAGCGCGGATCCTCGCTACGGCGAGCTGTTCCGCGAGGCCTCAAAAGCAGGCGTTGAAGTGGTGCCCTGTGCCTTCAGCTTCCAGATCGACCGAATCCTCTGGGAGGGCCAACGGCCAGTCAAGCCAAGCCAATCAGCAATTCGGTAG
- a CDS encoding 3-isopropylmalate dehydratase small subunit 2 translates to MTETIAFPQGPIGRVSGRGLVLRGDDIDTDRIIPARFLKCVSFEALGEQAFADDRKELAGAHPFDQAEHQGASILVVNDNFGCGSSREHAPQSLMRWGIRAVLGVSYAEIFHGNCLALGIPCATATADQIHALQDAVAADPTAEWTLDLQALTFSDGSTSQTIALASGALDMLRTGQWDATGQLVARDAELTRTMAALPYLHGF, encoded by the coding sequence ATGACTGAGACCATTGCCTTCCCTCAGGGCCCGATCGGTCGTGTGTCGGGTCGTGGACTTGTGCTGCGGGGTGATGACATCGATACCGACCGGATCATCCCAGCCCGCTTTCTCAAATGTGTGAGCTTTGAAGCTCTGGGGGAACAGGCCTTTGCCGATGACCGCAAGGAACTTGCCGGTGCACACCCCTTTGACCAGGCGGAGCATCAGGGAGCGTCGATCCTGGTTGTAAATGACAATTTCGGCTGTGGTTCAAGTCGTGAACATGCGCCGCAGTCACTGATGCGCTGGGGGATCCGTGCCGTTCTGGGGGTCAGTTACGCCGAGATCTTTCATGGCAATTGCCTCGCCCTGGGAATTCCCTGTGCCACGGCCACAGCTGATCAGATCCATGCTCTTCAGGATGCGGTGGCGGCGGATCCCACCGCTGAATGGACGCTTGATCTCCAGGCGCTCACCTTCAGTGATGGATCAACCTCACAGACCATTGCTCTGGCTTCAGGTGCTTTGGACATGCTTCGTACCGGCCAGTGGGATGCCACAGGGCAGCTCGTGGCCAGAGATGCGGAGCTGACCCGCACGATGGCGGCACTCCCTTATTTGCATGGTTTCTGA
- a CDS encoding ammonium transporter: MTTALHPPSRRRKARLQEASLIEGPMLLLQSIRGFKSNRAMLWLACAPLALFGLGVFNLSAHAQELPELNAAFLANNLWLLVATILVIFMNAGFAMVEAGMCRQKNAVNILAKNLFVFALAVTAYWFIGYSLMYGGSVIDGWFYFKGLFFDPAVTAETISEGGLVPTVDFLFQAAFAGTAATIVSGLVAERVKFGEFVVFSLILTAFIYPISGSWEWNGGWLNNVGNKEFIDFAGSSIVHSVGAWAGLVGAMLLGPRIGKYVNGRTQAVPGHNMAIATLGALILWIGWYGFNPGSQLAMDQWVPYVAVTTTLAAAGGAIGATVISTMTSGKPDLTMIINGILAGLVSITAGCGNLTLVGSWVAGLIGGVIVVFSVAALDAAGIDDPVGAFSVHGVCGVWGTLVVGLWGFDIQGDGSPLGLFVGGGIEQLGIQALGCAAYAIWALVTCWIAWSIIGALFGGIRVTEEEEINGLDIGEHGMEAYPDFASAGN, translated from the coding sequence ATGACAACTGCTCTGCATCCGCCATCGCGGCGGCGCAAAGCGCGCCTCCAAGAGGCAAGCCTGATCGAAGGCCCAATGCTTCTCCTTCAGAGCATTCGGGGCTTCAAATCCAACCGAGCGATGCTGTGGTTGGCCTGTGCACCCTTAGCCCTCTTTGGCTTAGGTGTTTTCAACCTTTCTGCCCATGCGCAGGAGCTGCCTGAACTCAATGCAGCTTTCCTTGCGAACAATCTCTGGCTTCTGGTCGCGACCATCCTGGTGATCTTCATGAATGCCGGCTTCGCCATGGTCGAAGCAGGGATGTGTCGTCAGAAAAATGCCGTCAATATCCTTGCAAAAAACCTGTTTGTCTTCGCTCTGGCAGTGACGGCTTATTGGTTCATTGGTTATTCGCTGATGTATGGCGGATCCGTCATTGATGGCTGGTTTTACTTCAAAGGTCTGTTCTTTGACCCTGCAGTCACCGCTGAGACCATCAGCGAAGGAGGCCTTGTCCCCACCGTCGACTTCCTCTTCCAGGCAGCCTTTGCTGGTACAGCTGCAACCATCGTTTCCGGACTGGTCGCCGAGCGCGTCAAGTTTGGTGAGTTCGTCGTTTTCTCCCTGATTCTGACTGCGTTCATCTATCCGATTTCTGGAAGCTGGGAATGGAATGGTGGCTGGCTGAACAACGTTGGAAACAAAGAATTCATTGATTTCGCAGGCTCCTCCATTGTTCACTCCGTTGGTGCCTGGGCCGGCCTGGTTGGAGCCATGCTGCTCGGACCCAGAATCGGCAAGTACGTGAACGGTCGCACTCAGGCTGTTCCTGGCCACAACATGGCCATTGCCACCCTTGGAGCTCTAATCCTCTGGATCGGCTGGTACGGCTTCAACCCTGGCTCCCAGCTGGCGATGGACCAATGGGTTCCCTATGTGGCCGTAACGACAACGCTCGCAGCAGCTGGTGGAGCCATTGGAGCAACGGTCATCTCCACGATGACGTCCGGCAAACCAGATCTGACGATGATCATTAACGGCATTCTTGCCGGTCTTGTCAGCATCACCGCTGGCTGCGGCAATCTCACCCTGGTGGGTTCCTGGGTTGCTGGCCTGATCGGAGGAGTGATTGTTGTCTTCTCCGTTGCAGCACTTGACGCAGCGGGAATCGACGATCCTGTCGGCGCCTTCTCAGTCCACGGCGTTTGCGGGGTCTGGGGAACACTGGTGGTCGGTCTCTGGGGTTTTGACATCCAGGGCGACGGATCTCCTCTGGGCCTGTTTGTTGGAGGTGGCATCGAACAACTCGGCATTCAGGCCCTTGGATGCGCGGCTTACGCCATCTGGGCTCTGGTGACCTGCTGGATCGCCTGGAGCATCATTGGCGCCTTGTTCGGCGGCATCCGCGTCACCGAAGAAGAGGAAATCAATGGCCTCGATATCGGTGAACACGGCATGGAGGCGTATCCCGATTTCGCCTCTGCGGGCAACTGA
- a CDS encoding 2TM domain-containing protein, translating into MPIRWYGTGDNTDPRYRHFSRIVNFTLHAGAFAAVNSGLWFIQSIRHPWNHLDFFTEIWFAALLIHLTVVLKQRPIEDADSRES; encoded by the coding sequence ATGCCCATCCGCTGGTATGGCACCGGTGACAACACGGATCCCAGGTACCGGCACTTCAGCCGGATTGTGAATTTCACACTGCATGCTGGGGCTTTCGCTGCAGTGAACAGCGGTCTTTGGTTTATCCAGTCGATAAGACACCCATGGAATCACCTGGATTTCTTCACTGAAATCTGGTTTGCCGCCCTGTTGATCCACCTCACTGTTGTGTTGAAGCAACGCCCGATTGAGGACGCGGACAGCCGTGAATCCTGA
- the leuC gene encoding 3-isopropylmalate dehydratase large subunit produces MSSGTLYDKVWDLHCVADLPGGATQLFIGLHLIHEVTSPQAFAALDDKGLPVRCPERTVATVDHIVPTISQERPFSDPLAEEMLSTLERNCARHGITLNGLGSGRQGIVHVIAPELGLTQPGMTVACGDSHTSTHGAFGAIAFGIGTSQVRDVLASQSLAMSKLKVRRIWVENRLADGVFAKDLILHVIRTLGVKAGVGYAYEFAGPAIEVLSMEERMTLCNMAIEGGARCGYVNPDQITFDYLQGRAEAPSAEIWDRAVAWWSSLASDPDASFDDEIRFDAAAIAPTVTWGITPGQGIGVDERVPISEQLDPADRPIAEEAYRYMDLAPGQPIEGVPVDVCFIGSCTNGRLSDLQAAAAVARGRHVAEGIKAFVVPGSEQVARAAIKEGLDQVFRDAGFEWREPGCSMCLAMNPDRLEGSQISASSSNRNFKGRQGSASGRTLLMSPAMVAAAAIAGRVSDVRQLS; encoded by the coding sequence ATGAGCAGCGGAACCCTCTACGACAAGGTTTGGGATCTGCATTGCGTCGCGGATCTTCCCGGAGGTGCCACGCAGCTGTTCATCGGTCTGCATCTGATTCACGAGGTCACCAGTCCTCAGGCGTTTGCAGCCCTGGATGACAAGGGACTGCCGGTGCGCTGTCCTGAACGAACCGTCGCCACGGTGGATCACATTGTTCCGACCATCAGTCAGGAACGCCCCTTCTCCGATCCGTTGGCTGAGGAGATGCTGAGCACGCTCGAGCGCAATTGCGCCCGACATGGCATCACCCTCAACGGCCTGGGTAGCGGTCGCCAGGGAATCGTGCATGTGATCGCGCCGGAACTGGGCTTGACCCAGCCGGGGATGACAGTTGCCTGCGGCGATTCCCACACCTCCACGCATGGAGCTTTTGGCGCCATCGCCTTCGGCATCGGCACAAGCCAGGTGCGTGATGTGCTCGCCAGCCAGAGCCTGGCCATGAGCAAGCTCAAGGTGCGTCGTATCTGGGTTGAGAACCGACTCGCTGATGGCGTTTTCGCCAAGGATCTGATCCTGCATGTGATTCGCACCCTGGGTGTGAAGGCTGGGGTGGGTTACGCCTATGAGTTCGCAGGACCTGCGATTGAGGTTCTGTCGATGGAAGAGCGCATGACTCTCTGCAACATGGCGATTGAGGGAGGTGCGCGCTGCGGTTACGTCAATCCGGATCAGATCACCTTCGACTATCTGCAGGGTCGCGCCGAGGCTCCATCAGCGGAGATCTGGGACCGTGCCGTCGCCTGGTGGAGTTCCCTCGCCTCCGATCCCGATGCGAGTTTCGATGATGAAATTCGCTTCGATGCTGCTGCTATTGCTCCCACGGTGACCTGGGGCATCACGCCTGGACAGGGCATTGGTGTTGATGAACGTGTGCCGATCTCAGAGCAGCTCGACCCGGCTGATCGTCCGATCGCAGAAGAGGCCTATCGCTACATGGATCTGGCTCCTGGTCAGCCCATTGAAGGAGTGCCTGTTGATGTCTGTTTCATCGGCAGTTGCACCAATGGTCGTCTCAGTGATCTTCAGGCCGCGGCGGCTGTGGCTCGCGGTCGGCATGTCGCCGAAGGCATCAAGGCTTTTGTGGTGCCCGGTTCGGAACAGGTGGCTCGTGCCGCGATCAAGGAAGGCCTTGATCAGGTGTTTCGCGACGCTGGTTTTGAGTGGCGTGAGCCTGGCTGTTCGATGTGTCTGGCGATGAACCCTGACCGTCTTGAAGGCAGCCAGATCAGTGCCAGTTCAAGCAACCGTAATTTCAAGGGACGCCAGGGTTCCGCCAGTGGCCGGACTTTGTTGATGAGTCCGGCCATGGTTGCTGCAGCTGCCATCGCCGGACGGGTGAGCGATGTGCGTCAGCTGAGCTAA
- a CDS encoding cytochrome-c oxidase encodes MLIIEVTNARDVVRQRLGRLGERLIGKVVDPEAQVEKALIQEIDTAFREFGIEARILSVQGPQLVGRQHLELPIQVREEREVRLNDA; translated from the coding sequence GTGCTCATCATCGAGGTCACCAATGCTCGCGACGTGGTGCGTCAACGCCTCGGGCGCCTGGGTGAGCGGCTGATCGGCAAGGTGGTCGATCCCGAAGCACAGGTGGAAAAAGCCCTGATTCAGGAAATCGACACAGCGTTCCGGGAATTCGGAATCGAAGCAAGGATCCTCTCCGTGCAAGGACCTCAGCTGGTGGGGCGCCAGCACCTTGAGCTGCCGATCCAGGTCCGTGAAGAGCGCGAGGTTCGGCTCAACGACGCCTGA
- the murJ gene encoding murein biosynthesis integral membrane protein MurJ, producing MGRSLKRIALVVTYGTLLSKAGGLIRQLVIASAFGVGAAYDAYNYAYILPGFLLILLGGINGPFHSAMVSVLSRRPREEGAHILVTLNTTVSALLLVVTVALVLAADPLITLVGPGLTPELHRIAVAQLQVMAPMALLAGLIGLGFGSLNAADEFWIPAISPLMSSVALVLGVGLLWWQLGAEIALPINALWGGVVLALSTLVGALLQWLLQLPALARQGMARFRLSWDWSHPGVREVWRVMGPATLSSGMLQINVFTDMFFASGILGAAAGLSYSNLLVQTPLGLISNALLVPLLPTFSRLTAPADRLPLIARIRQGLMLSTASMLPLGALFLALSTPIVALVYQRGAFDQQAVQLVTGLLMAYGIGMPAYLGRDVLVRVFYALGDGTTPFRLSMAGIGLNVIFDWALVGGPSPWGPQFPINLGAPGLVLATVLINLLTCLALLLALQKRLGGLPLRDWGLDALKLTLAAAAAGLAAWALSVGVAWSEDFVGRLFQVGLSGALGLLVFVLCAQAFAVPEVSEITAGIARRFRRR from the coding sequence ATGGGGAGATCTCTCAAGCGCATTGCTCTGGTGGTCACCTATGGCACCTTGCTCAGCAAAGCCGGAGGCCTGATCCGTCAGCTGGTGATCGCTTCGGCATTCGGGGTGGGCGCGGCCTACGACGCTTACAACTACGCCTACATCCTTCCGGGCTTCCTGCTGATTCTGCTGGGAGGAATCAACGGTCCGTTTCACAGCGCCATGGTCAGCGTGCTCAGCCGCCGGCCCCGTGAGGAAGGAGCTCACATCCTGGTCACGCTCAACACCACCGTGAGTGCATTGCTGCTTGTCGTGACAGTGGCGTTAGTGCTTGCCGCTGATCCTTTGATCACCTTGGTGGGTCCTGGTCTGACTCCAGAGCTGCACCGCATTGCGGTGGCGCAGTTGCAGGTGATGGCTCCCATGGCGCTGTTGGCAGGTCTGATCGGACTTGGCTTCGGATCGCTGAATGCCGCAGATGAGTTCTGGATACCTGCAATCTCACCGCTGATGTCGAGCGTGGCGCTCGTGCTCGGGGTGGGCTTGTTGTGGTGGCAGCTCGGTGCTGAGATCGCTCTGCCCATCAATGCCCTCTGGGGGGGTGTTGTCCTGGCGCTCTCCACGCTTGTTGGGGCTCTGTTGCAGTGGCTGCTGCAGCTTCCTGCCCTGGCCCGCCAGGGGATGGCGCGCTTTCGTCTTTCCTGGGACTGGAGTCATCCCGGAGTCCGTGAGGTCTGGCGGGTCATGGGCCCCGCGACTCTGTCGTCGGGAATGCTCCAGATCAATGTGTTCACCGACATGTTCTTTGCTTCAGGCATCCTCGGTGCTGCGGCCGGCCTGAGCTATTCGAATCTGTTGGTGCAGACGCCATTGGGATTGATCTCCAATGCGCTGCTGGTGCCTTTGCTGCCAACGTTCTCCCGGCTCACTGCTCCTGCGGACCGGCTGCCGCTGATCGCCAGGATCCGGCAGGGACTGATGCTGTCGACCGCTTCGATGCTGCCGCTGGGAGCCTTGTTTCTGGCGTTGTCGACACCCATCGTCGCCCTTGTTTATCAGCGCGGAGCGTTTGATCAACAAGCAGTGCAGCTCGTGACGGGCCTGTTGATGGCTTATGGGATCGGCATGCCCGCTTATCTGGGCCGGGATGTTCTTGTGCGTGTTTTTTATGCCCTTGGTGATGGAACAACCCCTTTCCGCCTCTCGATGGCGGGGATCGGCCTCAATGTGATCTTTGACTGGGCACTGGTGGGCGGTCCTTCCCCTTGGGGACCACAGTTCCCAATCAACCTTGGGGCCCCCGGACTGGTTCTGGCGACAGTTCTGATCAATTTGCTCACCTGCCTTGCTCTGCTGCTGGCTCTGCAGAAGCGACTGGGGGGACTGCCACTGCGTGACTGGGGACTCGATGCCCTGAAGCTCACCCTTGCTGCGGCTGCAGCAGGACTGGCGGCCTGGGCGCTCAGTGTTGGCGTCGCCTGGAGTGAGGACTTCGTTGGGCGACTCTTCCAGGTGGGGCTTTCTGGTGCGTTGGGATTATTGGTGTTTGTGCTTTGCGCTCAGGCCTTCGCCGTCCCAGAGGTCAGTGAGATCACTGCAGGTATCGCCAGGCGTTTCAGGCGTCGTTGA
- a CDS encoding MraY family glycosyltransferase produces the protein MTLASTPLAVAVGIFVSSTLITTAIAPMVRRLGLRHGFTDTPDERKQHSVPMVRLGGIAMVLGFCLALGLTWLFGGFGMLTPARDQLIWTTLAGSLCFFVIGLADDLFSLSPWPRLAGQVAVAVVVWSQGVQIGAIDLPWLSSSAEAVILPDVISLLATVIWLVGITNAINWLDGLDGLAAGVAGIAAIGLVSVSFSLHQVAAAFLAASLAGCCLGFLRHNFNPARIFMGDGGSYFLGFSLAAISIVGPAKGLTTVSLLLPLLILSLPLADMSAVIMGRLRSGRSPFYPDRRHLHHRLLRAGFSHRRTVLLIYVFTQWLASIAMVVANVEMRFLWLALATAILVGTVMVMQRHRHSEIALEASEQEPQQECAQSCCSDSRG, from the coding sequence TTGACTCTCGCGAGTACTCCCCTCGCAGTTGCTGTCGGGATCTTCGTCTCGTCGACGTTGATCACCACAGCGATTGCGCCAATGGTGAGGCGGCTCGGACTCAGGCACGGCTTTACTGATACTCCCGACGAACGCAAGCAGCACAGCGTTCCGATGGTTCGTCTCGGCGGCATCGCCATGGTGCTCGGATTCTGCCTTGCGCTTGGTTTGACCTGGTTATTCGGGGGGTTTGGCATGCTGACCCCAGCCCGTGATCAGCTCATCTGGACAACCCTGGCTGGATCACTGTGCTTTTTCGTGATCGGCCTTGCCGACGATCTCTTTTCCTTGTCTCCCTGGCCGCGCCTGGCTGGGCAGGTCGCTGTTGCTGTGGTGGTCTGGTCACAGGGCGTTCAAATCGGTGCGATTGACCTGCCCTGGCTCTCCAGCAGCGCCGAAGCCGTCATCCTGCCTGATGTGATCAGTCTTCTTGCCACTGTGATCTGGCTTGTCGGCATCACCAATGCGATCAACTGGCTGGATGGACTCGACGGTTTGGCAGCCGGCGTCGCCGGTATTGCTGCGATCGGCCTGGTGTCAGTCAGCTTCTCTCTGCATCAGGTAGCAGCAGCTTTCCTGGCAGCATCTCTGGCTGGATGCTGTCTTGGATTCCTCAGACATAACTTCAATCCCGCCCGTATTTTCATGGGCGATGGAGGCTCCTATTTCCTGGGATTCAGTCTCGCGGCGATCAGCATCGTTGGGCCTGCCAAGGGACTCACAACGGTCAGCCTGCTATTGCCGCTGCTGATCCTTTCCCTGCCTCTGGCAGACATGTCAGCGGTGATCATGGGGCGCTTGCGCTCCGGCCGTTCACCTTTTTATCCAGACCGTCGCCATCTGCACCATCGTTTGCTGCGTGCAGGATTCAGTCATCGCAGAACCGTCCTGCTGATTTACGTCTTCACCCAGTGGTTGGCGTCGATCGCCATGGTGGTGGCCAATGTGGAAATGCGGTTCCTCTGGCTGGCATTGGCCACAGCGATTCTCGTGGGAACCGTGATGGTGATGCAGCGTCATCGCCACAGTGAGATTGCACTTGAGGCGTCTGAGCAGGAACCTCAGCAAGAGTGCGCCCAGTCGTGCTGTTCGGATTCCCGTGGCTGA